In a genomic window of Streptomyces pristinaespiralis:
- a CDS encoding GntP family permease — MFLAADAPPPPTPHTGGLLTLIDGTAGLLTVAALGIALLLVLIIKVRLQPFVALLAVSISVGLAAGLSVTELFGTVQRSAAVSVIESGMGGILGHVAIIIGLGTMLGAILEVSGGAEVLSSRLLNLFGEKRAPLAMGLTGLIFGIPVFFDVGIFVLAPIVYAAAKRSGKSIILYAMPLLAGLSMTHAFLPPHPGPVAAAGLFDVSLGWVILMGVVVGIPAVIAAWVYAAWIGKRLFVEVPQDMLEAAEDAKAAVAAEQAAGGRQPQESPVALGTVLAIIGTPLVLILAATFSSIALEESTLRSVVEFFGNPFVALTIALFLAYWLLGIRRGWSRKSLESVSTQSLKPVGNILLVVGAGGVFGAVLKASGVAQALSDTFNDVGLPIIVLAYLISLVLRVAQGSATVAIVTTAGIVLPLVENGGHSQAFLALVIMAISAGSIFASHVNDGGFWIVAKYFGISERDTLKSWTVLESVLSVAGFAVAAALSLVV; from the coding sequence ATGTTCCTCGCCGCTGACGCACCCCCACCACCCACACCGCACACGGGCGGACTGCTCACCCTCATCGACGGCACCGCCGGTCTGCTGACCGTCGCCGCGCTCGGCATCGCGCTGCTGCTCGTCCTGATCATCAAGGTCCGGCTGCAGCCGTTCGTCGCGCTGCTCGCCGTCTCCATATCCGTCGGCCTCGCCGCGGGCCTGTCGGTCACCGAACTCTTCGGCACGGTGCAGAGGTCCGCCGCCGTCTCGGTCATCGAGTCCGGCATGGGCGGCATCCTCGGCCACGTCGCCATCATCATCGGCCTGGGCACGATGCTCGGCGCGATCCTCGAAGTCAGCGGCGGGGCCGAGGTGTTGTCGTCCCGCCTGCTGAATCTCTTCGGCGAGAAGCGGGCTCCGCTCGCCATGGGCCTCACCGGCCTGATCTTCGGCATCCCGGTCTTCTTCGACGTCGGCATCTTCGTCCTCGCGCCGATCGTCTACGCGGCCGCCAAGCGCTCCGGCAAGTCGATCATCCTCTACGCCATGCCGCTGCTGGCCGGCCTGTCGATGACCCACGCCTTCCTCCCGCCGCACCCCGGCCCCGTCGCCGCCGCCGGCCTGTTCGACGTCTCCCTCGGCTGGGTCATCCTGATGGGCGTCGTCGTCGGCATCCCCGCCGTCATCGCCGCCTGGGTGTACGCCGCCTGGATCGGCAAGCGGCTGTTCGTCGAGGTCCCGCAGGACATGCTGGAGGCCGCGGAGGACGCCAAGGCCGCCGTCGCCGCCGAGCAGGCGGCAGGGGGCCGGCAGCCGCAGGAGTCGCCGGTCGCGCTCGGGACCGTCCTCGCCATCATCGGTACGCCGCTGGTGCTGATCCTCGCCGCGACGTTCTCCTCCATCGCGCTCGAGGAGTCCACGCTCCGCTCGGTCGTCGAGTTCTTCGGCAACCCGTTCGTCGCCCTGACGATCGCGCTCTTCCTGGCGTACTGGCTGCTCGGCATCCGGCGCGGCTGGTCGCGCAAGTCGCTCGAGTCGGTGTCCACCCAGTCCCTCAAGCCCGTCGGCAACATCCTGCTCGTCGTCGGCGCGGGCGGTGTGTTCGGCGCGGTCCTGAAGGCGAGCGGTGTCGCGCAGGCCCTGTCCGACACCTTCAACGACGTCGGTCTCCCGATCATCGTGCTCGCCTACCTGATCTCCCTGGTGCTGCGCGTGGCGCAGGGTTCGGCGACGGTCGCGATCGTCACCACGGCCGGCATCGTGCTGCCCCTCGTGGAGAACGGCGGCCACTCGCAGGCGTTCCTGGCGCTCGTCATCATGGCGATCTCCGCCGGCTCGATCTTCGCCTCCCACGTCAACGACGGCGGGTTCTGGATCGTCGCCAAGTACTTCGGCATCTCGGAGCGGGACACGCTCAAGTCGTGGACGGTCCTCGAGTCGGTGCTGTCGGTCGCGGGCTTCGCGGTCGCCGCGGCGCTGAGTCTGGTCGTCTAG